A stretch of DNA from Clostridium sp. JN-9:
CACCAATAGTCCAAGGAGGATAAAATGTTCAAAACCTCCGCAGCCATCCACACTACGGATAACAATTATACTTGGATATTGTACCATAATTATGAAGATATATATAGGGGTATATATTGGAAATGGTAATGAAACAAAAATTGTTAACTCCGTTTCCAACTTTTTCAGGGTAACAGGTACCTTAAAGGAGGAAAAACGTGATGATAATTAGAAAAATGAACCAGGCAGAAGCCGAGGATATAGCTAATAATTGGAAATATGAAGGTGAATATTCATTTTACGACATGACAGAGGATGTGGAAGATTATGAAGAAATAATATCGCCTGCACTTAGAGGTGATATATATTTTTCAGTTATTGAAGACGAAAATTTAATTGGTTTCTTTTGTGTAGAACAAGATAACAATGACATAGAAATCGGATTGGGGCTAAAACCAGAACTTACTAATAAAGGAAGTGGGCTTGAATTCGTAAAAACTATACTTGAGTTCGTATCCCGTAATTATGAATTTGAATCTGTTATTTTAGATGTTGCGGATTTTAACAAACGTGCAATTATTGTGTATGAACGCGCAGGATTTGCAGCAGTAAAAAAGATAAAAGTTAATACGAACGGTGGAGTTTATGATTTTGTTA
This window harbors:
- a CDS encoding GNAT family N-acetyltransferase produces the protein MIIRKMNQAEAEDIANNWKYEGEYSFYDMTEDVEDYEEIISPALRGDIYFSVIEDENLIGFFCVEQDNNDIEIGLGLKPELTNKGSGLEFVKTILEFVSRNYEFESVILDVADFNKRAIIVYERAGFAAVKKIKVNTNGGVYDFVIMELKKSHMNDD